From the Marinomonas sp. THO17 genome, one window contains:
- a CDS encoding DUF1513 domain-containing protein, with translation MLSRRAFLGLSSVIACTPTWAKLTPPKSDLNLFASAFSKTNGAGLKSHHFGLFDTQGKMVWQTQLAKRAHAPLVHPSQAIVGIVARRPGFFIDFFDVTSQQLVSRIEPETDHHFYGHALFTLDGQRLITQENHYPSGQGKIFIREWPSGKVLQHFPSNGIGPHESVLLKEDVLVVANGGLKTHPSEDRKILNLESMAPNVSYVSLIDGKILNQAANAPELHQLSIRHLDVNAQGTVALGFQYQGPLWDRVPLVALSRLDQTELEYLPIPEAIRQRFKQYCGSVCFDRSGDVLAISTPRGGFVAYWHVESKTFLGVDNCRDVCGLVAHNHSHEFILTTGNGKQFSTNPVQNRIQMINKQADVHWDNHLREISV, from the coding sequence ATGCTTAGTAGACGAGCATTTTTAGGTCTAAGTAGTGTCATTGCCTGCACGCCAACTTGGGCCAAGTTGACGCCTCCCAAAAGCGATCTCAATCTCTTTGCCTCAGCCTTTTCAAAAACCAATGGAGCTGGCCTCAAAAGCCACCATTTTGGTTTATTTGATACGCAAGGAAAAATGGTCTGGCAAACCCAATTAGCCAAAAGAGCACACGCACCACTAGTTCACCCAAGTCAAGCCATCGTTGGCATTGTTGCGCGCCGACCGGGTTTTTTTATCGATTTTTTTGATGTGACGAGTCAACAGCTTGTATCACGCATTGAACCGGAAACTGATCATCACTTCTATGGTCACGCCCTATTTACCCTGGACGGTCAACGCCTGATCACACAGGAAAATCACTATCCTTCAGGGCAGGGTAAAATTTTCATTCGTGAATGGCCTAGTGGTAAGGTGTTGCAACATTTTCCTAGTAATGGCATTGGCCCTCACGAATCCGTGTTACTTAAAGAAGACGTCCTTGTTGTTGCCAATGGCGGTTTAAAAACCCACCCCAGTGAAGATAGAAAAATACTCAACTTAGAAAGCATGGCACCGAACGTCAGTTATGTGTCTTTAATCGATGGCAAAATACTGAACCAAGCAGCCAATGCACCTGAACTGCATCAGTTAAGTATTCGTCATTTGGATGTTAATGCCCAAGGTACGGTTGCGCTAGGATTTCAATATCAAGGCCCACTCTGGGATCGAGTACCTTTGGTAGCACTGTCACGCTTGGATCAAACGGAGTTGGAATATTTGCCTATCCCTGAGGCGATTAGACAACGCTTCAAGCAATATTGTGGCAGTGTTTGTTTTGATCGCTCCGGCGATGTGTTGGCCATCAGTACGCCTCGGGGCGGCTTTGTTGCTTACTGGCATGTAGAAAGTAAAACCTTTCTTGGCGTTGATAATTGTCGTGATGTATGCGGCTTGGTGGCCCATAACCACTCACATGAATTCATCTTAACCACAGGAAATGGAAAACAATTTTCAACTAATCCAGTGCAAAATCGGATACAAATGATCAATAAACAGGCAGATGTTCACTGGGATAACCATTTAAGAGAAATTAGTGTATAA
- a CDS encoding imelysin family protein produces MKQFPKLISFAIGFALPVITYAGQWQGPLNGIVNDVIKSGYETYATSAQTLQTATAEFCAKPNPANKELAQQAFQHNTLDWQQVQWLNFGPVTYFMRYYAFEYWPDKKGVTQRQLRSLAQQPDKMDAPKFWTSASIAVRGLTAIESLMYHPDFTPLTSPEHCHLLTKVTQHQYDSAKAVAKQWQESQAQDWIFAEEGTQVDNEHAALEQMLQQWLEHMSAVKDAKLENPIGYKGRQNLKLAEFYRSKLSLPSIQANLLSYRKIYHAGKPSLYDIAEQQYPQLADKLENALSNNQKLALQLPEDYFWGEYNQAQRTKMAQPLINSLSNSQTYLTQLVTQLGFQIGFNSRDGD; encoded by the coding sequence ATGAAGCAGTTTCCTAAATTGATTTCCTTCGCTATCGGGTTCGCTTTACCTGTGATAACCTACGCTGGACAATGGCAAGGCCCATTAAATGGCATAGTAAATGATGTAATCAAAAGCGGTTATGAGACATACGCCACATCAGCGCAAACATTACAGACCGCAACAGCTGAATTTTGTGCGAAGCCAAACCCAGCCAATAAAGAACTTGCACAACAAGCATTTCAACACAACACCTTAGATTGGCAACAAGTTCAATGGCTCAATTTTGGACCTGTTACCTATTTCATGCGTTACTATGCGTTTGAATATTGGCCAGACAAAAAAGGGGTGACGCAACGACAGCTACGCAGTCTGGCACAACAACCAGATAAAATGGATGCCCCTAAATTCTGGACTTCCGCCAGCATTGCCGTACGCGGACTTACTGCCATTGAAAGCCTCATGTACCATCCCGATTTCACACCACTGACTTCGCCTGAGCATTGTCATTTGCTCACTAAAGTTACCCAACATCAGTATGACAGCGCAAAAGCCGTTGCCAAGCAATGGCAAGAAAGCCAAGCCCAAGATTGGATCTTTGCAGAAGAAGGTACCCAAGTGGATAACGAGCATGCTGCACTGGAACAAATGCTACAACAATGGCTAGAACACATGTCTGCCGTTAAAGATGCTAAGTTAGAAAACCCGATTGGCTATAAAGGTCGCCAAAATCTTAAACTGGCAGAATTTTATCGCAGTAAATTATCCTTGCCCTCTATTCAAGCCAACCTGCTTTCTTATCGTAAAATCTATCATGCTGGCAAACCTTCCTTATACGATATTGCTGAGCAACAATACCCACAACTCGCTGACAAACTGGAAAACGCCTTAAGCAATAACCAAAAGTTGGCACTGCAATTACCAGAAGATTATTTTTGGGGGGAATACAATCAAGCACAGCGTACCAAAATGGCTCAGCCTTTAATTAACTCCCTTTCAAACAGTCAAACCTACCTTACACAGTTGGTCACGCAATTAGGCTTTCAAATTGGTTTCAATAGTCGCGATGGAGACTAA
- a CDS encoding GGDEF domain-containing phosphodiesterase: MLDSLKQYFFIDSAQSSGQGPATFQLSILRILIAITISIFVISELHSMLINGVLFFFEINSLYLCALFAILYLSKSHTKICAIVFVLSLTLISGVMLLTNPDRESEKYALIALYSVPIITRLLFTFKASLLAMAFNLIPFYLVTTQWIDELLVGESSSFYFQLLTFMTLNIGLPLAVSQIIHSLESHSAKMRELYRKLNENYLLYEEFFENTGTPTLLCDQRGVLIKANQLAQKLLSKHKHTNFTGTRIGEWLAPLNQQTKLFWQSNKAECTLKHNIDIHIQVRRASLTNHGHYVLHLDNMTEFRAIQQKLESTQQTNSRLAHFDLLTLLPNHLHFCRQVNLKINEQDNHLTGAMFIIRISQFKLLNKQYGKDNANKVILNFSKALQKRLSDQAIVGRLRGVKFACFIPLNQTHLIPKNLSMLIQALLPSQLMMDGQRLNMDYQLGIAYYDTDGKTAEELLEHCEMALEYSSSSDKFSFYNHKLEGKLVREHNLSLQLSSAIKNKQIDIWLQPQVAGNGQIKSFEALARWHNEGEFVSPMEFIKLAEKLGMLPVLAENLVRELVITLSAWHKERVKIPIAFNLAGQELMNDTFFALLMTLIADNPWLSEMLELEITETSSVMTHPLIHKRLRSLSQYGYSIAIDDFGTGQASLGQLVDIPASILKIDRRFVAPLPQDKRHLDIVKSTIQLAVSLDMQVIAEGIETKEQANLLTALGCHTLQGYYFGKPAPMSDWTANDHEKAKELRMVY; this comes from the coding sequence TTGTTGGATTCTCTTAAGCAGTATTTTTTTATTGATTCCGCTCAATCTTCTGGACAAGGCCCAGCCACATTCCAGTTAAGCATTTTGCGCATTTTAATCGCTATCACAATCAGTATATTTGTGATTTCTGAATTACACTCCATGCTCATCAATGGTGTATTATTCTTTTTTGAAATAAACAGCCTCTATCTCTGTGCTTTATTCGCTATTCTCTATTTAAGCAAATCACATACTAAAATTTGCGCGATTGTGTTTGTGCTTTCACTCACACTTATCAGTGGTGTTATGCTGCTAACCAACCCAGACAGAGAATCTGAAAAATACGCCCTAATCGCACTTTACTCTGTCCCCATCATCACCAGATTATTATTCACTTTCAAAGCCTCCTTATTAGCGATGGCATTCAACTTGATCCCTTTCTATTTGGTAACCACTCAATGGATTGATGAGTTATTAGTGGGTGAATCGTCATCCTTCTATTTCCAGTTATTGACCTTCATGACACTCAACATAGGCTTACCGTTAGCGGTTTCGCAGATCATCCACAGCTTAGAAAGTCACAGTGCAAAAATGCGTGAGCTGTATCGCAAACTAAATGAAAATTACCTTTTGTATGAAGAATTTTTTGAAAACACAGGTACTCCCACTCTACTATGCGATCAACGTGGTGTACTAATTAAAGCCAATCAATTGGCTCAGAAATTATTAAGCAAACATAAACATACTAATTTTACAGGAACTCGTATTGGCGAATGGCTTGCTCCATTAAATCAACAAACTAAACTTTTTTGGCAGTCCAATAAGGCGGAATGCACATTAAAGCACAACATCGATATTCACATTCAGGTAAGACGCGCTTCTTTGACCAATCACGGCCATTATGTTTTGCATTTGGATAACATGACCGAGTTTCGTGCCATTCAACAAAAACTGGAAAGCACACAACAAACCAACAGCCGTTTAGCGCATTTCGACCTACTGACCCTACTGCCCAACCATTTGCATTTTTGCCGTCAAGTCAATTTAAAAATCAATGAACAAGACAACCATTTAACGGGTGCCATGTTTATCATACGCATTAGCCAATTTAAATTACTGAACAAGCAATACGGCAAAGACAATGCTAATAAAGTCATTTTAAACTTCTCTAAGGCTTTACAAAAAAGGCTATCCGATCAAGCCATTGTTGGGCGTTTACGCGGTGTAAAATTCGCCTGTTTTATTCCCTTAAATCAAACACACCTGATTCCTAAAAACTTATCCATGCTGATTCAAGCTTTATTACCCAGCCAACTTATGATGGATGGGCAAAGACTAAACATGGATTATCAATTAGGTATCGCCTACTACGACACAGACGGTAAAACCGCAGAAGAATTATTAGAACATTGTGAGATGGCCCTCGAATACTCTAGTAGTTCGGATAAATTCTCTTTTTATAATCATAAACTCGAAGGCAAACTGGTTAGAGAGCATAACCTAAGCCTTCAACTAAGCAGCGCCATTAAAAACAAACAAATTGATATTTGGCTTCAACCTCAGGTGGCTGGTAATGGCCAAATCAAATCCTTCGAGGCATTGGCGAGATGGCATAATGAGGGTGAGTTTGTTTCTCCTATGGAATTTATCAAACTCGCGGAAAAACTCGGTATGTTACCGGTATTAGCTGAAAATCTCGTAAGAGAATTGGTCATTACTTTATCCGCTTGGCATAAAGAACGCGTCAAAATACCCATTGCGTTTAATTTAGCTGGGCAAGAATTAATGAACGACACCTTCTTTGCCTTGTTAATGACATTAATTGCAGATAACCCTTGGCTATCTGAGATGCTGGAATTGGAAATCACTGAAACCAGCTCAGTGATGACTCACCCTCTTATCCATAAACGTTTACGCAGTTTATCGCAATACGGTTACTCCATCGCCATTGACGACTTTGGCACAGGACAGGCTTCTCTTGGGCAACTGGTTGATATTCCAGCTAGCATACTCAAGATAGACCGTCGTTTCGTCGCTCCTTTACCACAAGATAAACGCCACCTGGACATAGTGAAGTCTACTATTCAACTGGCTGTATCTTTGGACATGCAAGTCATTGCTGAAGGGATTGAAACCAAAGAACAAGCAAACCTACTGACCGCTTTAGGCTGTCATACATTACAAGGTTATTACTTTGGCAAACCTGCTCCGATGAGCGACTGGACGGCCAATGACCATGAAAAAGCCAAAGAGTTAAGAATGGTCTATTAA
- a CDS encoding di-heme oxidoredictase family protein, translated as MTLKQGKVFVFMGLFAGFCAFQNMAVASDYNQPLANLSVEEKFDFHIGEGVFQKFWVPSPSSTTASDGLGPLFNTRSCNNCHRNNGRGHAPEEGISGASIPSFMVRFGRRYEETSMLEQTIFPNIGDPHYGGQLQGQSSPGVLPEGDFYLSYETKIVTLDDGTEVALRKPKLHWTSLHYGPLSDNTGITLLNSPPLIGMGLLDNIPEKIIIDAADPNDEDNDGISGKVSWIPAPKGNQLVVGRFGYKASTPSVSVQNQLAFNTDLGLSTKHFPSPSGDCTDWQQACLQSPNGNSPHLGNLEVDEQQARLVDLYVSLAAPPAMRNLSDESFLKGKDIFMASGCANCHTPKMTTDDQSAFDVLKNRTFYPFTDMLLHDMGAELSAGFPSYSAQPQEWRTAPLWGLGLSEKVSGRVGFLHDGRARTIEEAILWHGGEAKKSQQAYKNLSKEYRQKLIYFLESL; from the coding sequence ATGACCTTAAAACAAGGCAAGGTATTTGTCTTTATGGGCCTCTTTGCAGGCTTTTGTGCTTTTCAGAACATGGCAGTAGCAAGTGATTATAATCAACCTCTTGCAAACTTAAGTGTGGAAGAAAAATTTGATTTTCACATAGGCGAAGGCGTGTTCCAAAAATTTTGGGTGCCCTCGCCCTCTTCAACGACCGCCAGTGATGGTTTAGGTCCTTTATTTAATACTCGCTCATGTAATAACTGCCACCGTAATAATGGACGCGGCCATGCACCTGAAGAAGGTATTAGTGGCGCCTCAATTCCCTCTTTTATGGTGCGTTTTGGCAGACGTTATGAAGAAACCTCTATGTTGGAACAGACGATATTTCCAAACATTGGTGATCCACATTATGGTGGACAATTACAAGGGCAAAGTTCACCAGGCGTGTTACCAGAAGGTGATTTTTATCTCAGTTACGAGACAAAGATTGTCACCTTAGACGATGGTACAGAAGTAGCACTACGCAAACCCAAACTGCATTGGACAAGCTTGCACTATGGTCCTCTCAGCGACAACACAGGCATAACCTTATTAAATTCGCCGCCACTCATTGGTATGGGACTATTAGATAATATTCCCGAAAAGATCATTATCGACGCCGCAGATCCTAATGATGAAGATAATGACGGTATCAGTGGTAAAGTCAGCTGGATTCCAGCCCCTAAAGGAAATCAGCTGGTTGTTGGTCGTTTTGGTTATAAGGCCTCTACACCAAGCGTTAGTGTGCAAAATCAATTGGCTTTCAATACCGATCTTGGGTTGTCTACCAAACATTTTCCTTCGCCTTCAGGTGACTGCACTGATTGGCAACAAGCGTGCCTTCAAAGCCCTAATGGCAACAGTCCACATCTTGGTAATTTGGAAGTCGACGAGCAACAAGCTCGCCTAGTAGACTTGTATGTTTCCCTTGCAGCACCACCTGCTATGCGAAATCTATCGGATGAGAGTTTTTTAAAGGGTAAAGATATTTTTATGGCATCTGGCTGTGCAAATTGTCATACACCTAAAATGACGACGGATGATCAGTCTGCTTTTGATGTCTTAAAAAATCGCACTTTTTACCCTTTTACCGATATGCTTCTGCATGATATGGGCGCAGAATTGTCTGCAGGCTTTCCCAGTTATTCCGCTCAGCCTCAAGAATGGCGTACCGCGCCACTATGGGGGTTAGGTTTATCTGAAAAAGTATCAGGTCGTGTTGGCTTTTTACACGATGGGCGAGCTCGTACAATCGAAGAAGCCATCTTATGGCACGGTGGTGAAGCTAAAAAAAGTCAACAGGCTTATAAAAATTTATCAAAAGAATACCGTCAAAAACTTATCTATTTTTTGGAGTCATTGTAA
- a CDS encoding outer membrane protein transport protein → MTTSSKGLFKASIVAVSVAAASSAYSAGFALNDHSATASGAALAGAAASKSDISFSFWNPALFTNADTTTFMASGAYIMPSMDVTLNSAEDATPAAAGGPKDLSSDGVTQDSVDNSLVPSLYFAKPLSDKTVAGVSLNVPFGLSGDYGQDWAGRFHATETGIQDIALSFALAHRLSEKLSAGASIQVHKADVVLESAVGTSTVAAGGEGIGRIEADATGIGYSLGIMFEPTKGTRLGAGYRSEVDFDFEGDVKYTDVSATLASAANLENANLSDSITFPSVLTLSVEHDLNEKVTLGFSAIRTGWGSMDGINIDFDSNQSNSVLTFAFEDQWMYSAGVNYVYSDKLTLRTGVAMDNSPVKDEYRSARTPDGDRKWISFGATYDFNDMTSASFAFTHVMIDDVNVNRDGSLSEDSSRGKLNADYESSANVVSAAINMSF, encoded by the coding sequence ATGACTACTTCATCTAAAGGCTTGTTTAAGGCAAGCATTGTTGCTGTGTCTGTTGCTGCAGCGTCCAGTGCATATTCAGCTGGATTCGCCTTAAACGATCATAGTGCGACTGCATCTGGTGCAGCTTTAGCTGGCGCCGCCGCTTCTAAAAGCGATATTTCTTTTAGCTTCTGGAACCCAGCTCTTTTTACTAATGCTGATACCACGACTTTTATGGCGTCTGGTGCTTACATTATGCCGAGTATGGATGTAACCTTAAATTCTGCTGAAGATGCAACCCCTGCAGCTGCAGGTGGTCCTAAGGATTTGTCTTCTGATGGTGTTACTCAAGACTCTGTAGATAATAGTCTTGTGCCTTCTCTTTATTTTGCAAAGCCGCTTTCGGATAAAACCGTTGCTGGCGTTTCTTTAAATGTTCCATTTGGATTGTCAGGTGATTATGGTCAAGATTGGGCGGGCCGTTTTCATGCGACAGAAACAGGTATTCAAGATATTGCTTTGAGTTTTGCGCTTGCTCATCGTTTATCAGAAAAATTGTCTGCAGGTGCCAGTATTCAAGTACATAAAGCTGACGTAGTACTTGAGTCCGCTGTTGGTACTTCGACTGTAGCAGCTGGTGGGGAAGGCATTGGTCGTATTGAAGCGGATGCGACTGGTATAGGTTATAGTCTTGGTATTATGTTTGAACCTACGAAAGGTACCAGATTAGGTGCTGGATATCGTAGTGAAGTAGATTTTGATTTTGAAGGCGATGTTAAATACACAGATGTATCTGCAACATTAGCTTCAGCTGCCAACCTTGAGAATGCTAATCTTTCAGATTCTATTACTTTCCCTTCGGTTTTAACATTAAGTGTTGAGCATGATCTAAATGAGAAAGTTACTTTAGGCTTCTCTGCTATTCGCACAGGTTGGGGCTCAATGGATGGCATTAATATCGATTTCGATAGTAATCAGTCTAACTCTGTACTAACTTTTGCATTTGAAGATCAATGGATGTACTCAGCAGGTGTAAACTATGTTTACTCTGATAAGCTAACGCTTCGTACGGGTGTTGCTATGGATAATTCACCTGTTAAGGATGAATATCGCTCCGCACGTACGCCAGATGGTGACCGTAAATGGATCTCTTTTGGTGCTACTTATGACTTCAATGATATGACTTCAGCAAGCTTTGCTTTCACTCATGTCATGATTGACGATGTGAATGTTAACAGAGATGGTTCATTATCAGAAGATTCGTCTCGCGGTAAGTTAAACGCTGATTACGAGTCTTCTGCAAACGTGGTGTCTGCCGCGATCAATATGTCTTTCTAA